Proteins from one Papaver somniferum cultivar HN1 unplaced genomic scaffold, ASM357369v1 unplaced-scaffold_158, whole genome shotgun sequence genomic window:
- the LOC113337210 gene encoding subtilisin-like protease SBT1.4 produces MLKKITVFLAFVTLFIIPVISFSHEDHEQQAATFIIHVSKSERPLVFSSHVDWYTSTLQSLPSSVLSSSSDSGRSSREIIYTYNDAILGFAARLTPFEASHLGSRPGIVSVIPERYHQFYTTHTPQFLGLSSDHSGLWHNSGYGDDVIIGVIDSGIWPERQSFNDSRLGPIPKRWKGTCETGPDFPETSCNRKIIGARAYYKGIEARIGHKVDANGTESRSPRDTFGHGTHCASTAAGSSVKNAGFRKYAVGEARGIATKARISAYKIGYLTAGIADSDILAGMDQAIADGVDVITISFGVENNTYPYYQNVIAIAAFAAMEKGIIVSCAAGNSGPVPMTAINIAPWILTVGASTVDREFPADVILGDGQVFPGASLYSGAVIPNDTYIEIVYAAGDHPRSSNCLKGSLNSTEVAGKIVICDGRGAGERKGTVVKNAGGAGMIYIWNGEDLIAEPYPIPAAQVSKTSGAKIIEYINNHHPHGQRPSATIKFRGTVIGSSSSPAPKVAFFSSRGPNRITPEILKPDVIAPGVNILAAYTGYGSDSTSLEEFQIDSGTSMACPHVSGLAALLRKAYPKWSPAAIRSALMTTAYTVDTTGKSIAEFGTGNFSTPFQHGSGHVDPNRALNPGLVYDIIPSDYEAFFCSIGYDAKQIRVFIKDKKVDCKSIGLSNPGDLNYPSFSVVFKSGFDTVKYKRVVKNVGSSVNAVYDVKIRAPTSFVKIRVCPTRLVFSMNKTSLPYEITFESRLTDTDTIKEAFGSIEWYDGVHVVKSPTAFRWGVTSTSSFTSSV; encoded by the coding sequence ATGTTAAAGAAAATTACAGTTTTTCTTGCCTTTGTCACTCTGTTCATCATCCCTGTAATATCATTCTCTCATGAAGATCATGAGCAACAAGCAGCAACCTTCATAATACACGTTTCGAAATCGGAGAGGCCGCTGGTTTTTAGTTCTCATGTAGATTGGTATACCTCAACCCTCCAGTCTCTTCCATCTTCAGTACTATCCTCGTCGTCAGACAGTGGACGATCGTCTCGAGAAATCATTTATACTTATAACGATGCTATTCTTGGTTTTGCAGCAAGACTAACACCATTTGAAGCTTCACATCTTGGGAGTCGACCAGGGATCGTTTCAGTCATCCCTGAGCGTTATCACCAATTCTATACCACTCATACTCCCCAGTTCCTGGGTCTTAGTAGTGATCATTCTGGTCTATGGCATAACTCAGGTTATGGAGATGATGTCATAATCGGTGTTATAGATTCCGGAATCTGGCCGGAACGACAAAGTTTTAATGACTCTCGTTTGGGTCCTATACCAAAAAGATGGAAAGGTACTTGTGAGACGGGACCGGATTTTCCGGAAACATCTTGCAACCGGAAGATAATTGGTGCACGGGCATATTACAAAGGTATAGAAGCACGGATAGGACACAAGGTCGATGCAAATGGTACAGAATCTAGATCCCCCAGGGATACATTCGGGCATGGTACACATTGTGCTTCAACTGCGGCTGGGTCTTCTGTTAAGAATGCGGGGTTTCGTAAATATGCTGTTGGGGAAGCCAGAGGTATTGCAACTAAAGCTAGAATTTCTGCTTACAAGATCGGTTATCTCACAGCTGGGATTGCTGATTCTGATATTCTAGCTGGCATGGATCAAGCTATTGCAGATGGAGTTGATGTGATAACTATATCGTTTGGTGTTGAGAATAACACTTATCCATACTATCAAAATGTGATTGCCATCGCTGCTTTTGCGGCTatggagaaaggaattatagttTCTTGTGCAGCTGGAAACTCAGGACCTGTCCCAATGACGGCGATTAATATTGCACCGTGGATTTTGACTGTTGGAGCGTCCACAGTTGATAGAGAATTCCCTGCGGATGTAATTTTAGGCGATGGTCAAGTATTTCCTGGCGCTTCACTGTACTCTGGCGCTGTAATACCAAATGATACTTACATAGAAATTGTTTATGCGGCTGGTGATCATCCTCGCAGCTCAAACTGCTTAAAGGGTTCATTAAATTCTACAGAAGTTGCTGGTAAAATTGTTATCTGTGATGGTCGTGGAGCAGGTGAGCGTAAAGGGACTGTAGTTAAAAATGCTGGTGGTGCAGGAATGATTTATATCTGGAATGGGGAGGATTTGATTGCTGAACCTTATCCAATTCCAGCAGCTCAAGTAAGTAAGACGTCTGGTGCAAAGATCATAGAGTATATTAATAATCATCATCCACACGGTCAAAGACCAAGCGCTACAATCAAATTCCGAGGAACCGTAATTGGTTCTTCTTCATCCCCTGCTCCTAAGGTTGCATTCTTTTCTAGCCGTGGCCCAAATCGAATAACACCAGAGATCCTTAAACCAGATGTGATTGCACCAGGCGTAAATATCTTGGCTGCTTATACAGGATATGGTTCAGACTCTACTTCTTTGGAAGAGTTCCAAATAGATTCTGGTACTTCAATGGCATGCCCTCATGTCAGCGGTTTGGCTGCGCTGCTTCGAAAGGCTTATCCTAAGTGGTCTCCTGCTGCAATCCGATCTGCTCTAATGACTACTGCTTATACTGTTGACACTACAGGTAAGTCTATTGCTGAATTTGGTACAGGAAACTTTTCAACACCATTCCAACATGGGTCTGGCCATGTGGACCCGAACCGAGCACTTAATCCGGGTTTGGTGTACGATATTATTCCTAGTGATTATGAAGCATTCTTCTGTTCCATTGGTTATGATGCAAAACAGATTAGAGTTTTTATTAAAGATAAGAAGGTTGATTGCAAGTCAATCGGGTTATCTAATCCGGGTGACCTTAACTATCCATCATTTTCTGTTGTTTTCAAATCCGGGTTTGATACGGTTAAGTATAAGAGAGTGGTTAAGAATGTTGGAAGTTCAGTGAATGCAGTTTACGATGTCAAAATTAGAGCTCCTACATCATTTGTTAAGATAAGAGTGTGCCCAACCAGACTAGTGTTTAGTATGAACAAGACGAGTTTGCCTTATGAAATCACATTCGAGTCAAGGCTAACGGATACGGACACCATAAAAGAGGCATTCGGGTCGATTGAATGGTATGATGGAGTTCATGTTGTGAAGAGTCCTACTGCATTTAGGTGGGGTGTTACTTCTACCAGTAGCTTTACATCTTCTGTTTAA